In the genome of Dunckerocampus dactyliophorus isolate RoL2022-P2 chromosome 6, RoL_Ddac_1.1, whole genome shotgun sequence, one region contains:
- the lonrf1l gene encoding LON peptidase N-terminal domain and ring finger 1, like isoform X2: MSLEQPAEEETGERNAFFIGIETEDVQEKEEDHHQLILQKANALASDNSLKEAIYWFSVAMQYGPVRPEQLSTFVDCIVRNLKKKAAPASDLRHNRDVEKDDDDDDDDDEEEEEQQQQHSWDEVFDCPHCHSFLGEPVTLACGHSFCPRCLRRRLLSKCKLCNEAVKIEGKPNVLLCGVLAKWFPEEVKRSKRLREVDELCKRRCHKEAVTLASDVIQSEPETAVEARLSRAEAYMSLQQFDLALEDTELCLSSSCSAEIFCDLLSSSGDNVKVIVRETAQNPVAHLHNKTIVADAQARQHSPVQRLSQQQKRRGSLKRPGLSRADSVRFDNAIGGGGLKRVCSAPQLGGEEKTTLLKRKLSVCDTELCIVDKGGSKHKKQGLKKSSKKAQAKTCRSVSQNLIDPNDLECALCMRLLYEPVTTPCGHTFCKNCLERCLDHTPQCPLCKESLKEYLACRKYMVTSVLDVLIKQYLGKEYEERSKSHLEETRELSHLTKNVPIFVCTMAYPTVPCPLHVFEPRYRLMIRRCVDTGTRQFGMCISDPQKGFVDYGCMLIIRSVHFLPDGRSVVDTIGGNRFRVLSRGMRDGYSIADIEHLEDIRVDDSEELESLQELHDAVYEQARAWFQNLKMHFHNQILQHFGPMPEPEADIQATPNGPACCWWLLAVLPVDRRYQLCVLSMTSLKWRLEKIRHILTYLQSIPNN; this comes from the exons atgTCGCTCGAGCAGCCTGCCGAGGAAGAGACGGGGGAGAGGAACGCCTTCTTCATCGGCATTGAAACGGAAGACGTTCAGGAGAAAGAGGAGGACCACCATCAGCTCATCCTTCAGAAAGCCAACGCTTTAGCCTCGGATAACTCTCTTAAAGAGGCCATTTACTGGTTTTCCGTAGCAATGCAGTATGGGCCAGTCAGACCAGAACAGCTAAGCACTTTTGTGGATTGTATTGTGCGGAATTTAAAGAAAAAGGCCGCCCCAGCTTCGGACCTGAGGCACAATCGGGACGTGGAGaaggacgacgacgacgacgacgacgacgacgaggaggaggaggagcagcagcagcagcactcaTGGGATGAAGTGTTCGACTGTCCGCACTGCCATAGCTTTTTAGGAGAACCTGTCACCTTAGCATGTGGACATTCATTTTGTCCGCGGTGTTTACGACGACGGCTGCTCTCCAAATGTAAATTGTGCAACGAAGCCGTGAAGATCGAAGGCAAACCCAATGTGCTGCTTTGCGGGGTTTTAGCTAAATGGTTCCCTGAAGAGGTGAAAAGGTCGAAACGATTACGAGAAGTGGACGAACTGTGTAAACGAAGATGTCACAAAGAGGCTGTGACTCTAGCGAGCGATGTCATTCAAAGTG AGCCTGAAACGGCAGTGGAAGCACGACTCTCTCGAGCAGAGGCCTACATGTCTCTTCAGCAGTTTGATCTTGCTTTGGAAGACACAGAGTTGTGTCTCTCATCCAGCTGTTCTGCTGAG atctTCTGCGACCTGCTCTCTTCGTCCGGTGACAACGTCAAGGTCATTGTGAGGGAAACGGCACAAAACCCAGTGGCCCATCTGCACAATAAAACCATTGTGGCTGATGCACAAGCCAGACAACATAGTCCAGTCCAAAGACTGAGCCAACAACAG AAACGCCGGGGGAGTCTTAAGCGTCCTGGTCTGAGCCGAGCTGATTCGGTTCGATTTGACAATGCGATCGGCGGTGGGGGTCTGAAGAGGGTTTGCTCCGCTCCTCAGCTTGGAGGCGAGGAGAAGACGACCTTGCTGAAGAGGAAGTTGTCTGTTTGTGACACAGAGCTTTGCATTGTGGACAAGGGGGGTAGCAAGCATAAAAAACAAG GTTTGAAGAAAAGCTCCAAAAAAGCCCAAGCTAAAACCTGTAGAAGTGTTTCCCAGAACCTCATTGACCCCAATGATCTTGAGTGTGCCCTCTGCATGAG GTTATTGTACGAGCCTGTGACGACACCATGCGGCCACACCTTTTGTAAAAACTGTCTGGAACGTTGTTTGGACCACACACCGCAGTGTCCCCTCTGTAAAGAGAGCCTAAAAGAG TATTTAGCATGTAGGAAGTACATGGTGACAAGTGTCTTGGATGTGCTGATCAAACAGTATTTGGGTAAAGAGTATGAAGAGAGATCTAAATCTCACCTGGAGGAAACCAGAGAGCTTTCTCA CTTAACGAAGAATGTGCCTATCTTTGTGTGTACCATGGCATACCCCACCGTGCCTTGCCCCCTGCATGTCTTCGAACCACGTTACCGCCTCATGATCCGCCGCTGCGTGGACACGGGCACACGGCAGTTCGGGATGTGTATTAGCGACCCGCAGAAAGG GTTCGTTGACTATGGATGCATGCTCATCATCCGGAGTGTCCACTTCTTGCCTGATGGTAGATCAGTGGTGGACACCATTGGAGGGAATCGCTTCCGTGTCCTCTCTCGAGGAATGAGGGACGGTTACAGTATTGCTGACATAGAGCATTTGGAAGACATTCGG GTGGACGACAGCGAAGAGCTGGAGAGCCTACAAGAACTGCACGATGCTGTGTATGAGCAGGCCCGTGCCTGGTTCCAGAATCTCAAGATGCACTTTCACAACCAGATCCTACAGCACTTTGGACCAATGCCAGAGCCAGAAGCTGATATCCAG GCGACTCCTAACGGTCCAGCATGCTGCTGGTGGCTCCTGGCTGTCCTGCCTGTCGACCGGCGCTACCAGCTGTGTGTCCTCTCCATGACCAGCCTCAAATGGCGTCTGGAGAAGATCCGGCACATCCTCACATATCTACAGAGCATCCCCAACAACTAG
- the lonrf1l gene encoding LON peptidase N-terminal domain and ring finger 1, like isoform X1, with amino-acid sequence MSLEQPAEEETGERNAFFIGIETEDVQEKEEDHHQLILQKANALASDNSLKEAIYWFSVAMQYGPVRPEQLSTFVDCIVRNLKKKAAPASDLRHNRDVEKDDDDDDDDDEEEEEQQQQHSWDEVFDCPHCHSFLGEPVTLACGHSFCPRCLRRRLLSKCKLCNEAVKIEGKPNVLLCGVLAKWFPEEVKRSKRLREVDELCKRRCHKEAVTLASDVIQSEPETAVEARLSRAEAYMSLQQFDLALEDTELCLSSSCSAEALFWKAMVLQEMGGVDESLQVFLNCLAVDEDFPCAKKQVEKIFCDLLSSSGDNVKVIVRETAQNPVAHLHNKTIVADAQARQHSPVQRLSQQQKRRGSLKRPGLSRADSVRFDNAIGGGGLKRVCSAPQLGGEEKTTLLKRKLSVCDTELCIVDKGGSKHKKQGLKKSSKKAQAKTCRSVSQNLIDPNDLECALCMRLLYEPVTTPCGHTFCKNCLERCLDHTPQCPLCKESLKEYLACRKYMVTSVLDVLIKQYLGKEYEERSKSHLEETRELSHLTKNVPIFVCTMAYPTVPCPLHVFEPRYRLMIRRCVDTGTRQFGMCISDPQKGFVDYGCMLIIRSVHFLPDGRSVVDTIGGNRFRVLSRGMRDGYSIADIEHLEDIRVDDSEELESLQELHDAVYEQARAWFQNLKMHFHNQILQHFGPMPEPEADIQATPNGPACCWWLLAVLPVDRRYQLCVLSMTSLKWRLEKIRHILTYLQSIPNN; translated from the exons atgTCGCTCGAGCAGCCTGCCGAGGAAGAGACGGGGGAGAGGAACGCCTTCTTCATCGGCATTGAAACGGAAGACGTTCAGGAGAAAGAGGAGGACCACCATCAGCTCATCCTTCAGAAAGCCAACGCTTTAGCCTCGGATAACTCTCTTAAAGAGGCCATTTACTGGTTTTCCGTAGCAATGCAGTATGGGCCAGTCAGACCAGAACAGCTAAGCACTTTTGTGGATTGTATTGTGCGGAATTTAAAGAAAAAGGCCGCCCCAGCTTCGGACCTGAGGCACAATCGGGACGTGGAGaaggacgacgacgacgacgacgacgacgacgaggaggaggaggagcagcagcagcagcactcaTGGGATGAAGTGTTCGACTGTCCGCACTGCCATAGCTTTTTAGGAGAACCTGTCACCTTAGCATGTGGACATTCATTTTGTCCGCGGTGTTTACGACGACGGCTGCTCTCCAAATGTAAATTGTGCAACGAAGCCGTGAAGATCGAAGGCAAACCCAATGTGCTGCTTTGCGGGGTTTTAGCTAAATGGTTCCCTGAAGAGGTGAAAAGGTCGAAACGATTACGAGAAGTGGACGAACTGTGTAAACGAAGATGTCACAAAGAGGCTGTGACTCTAGCGAGCGATGTCATTCAAAGTG AGCCTGAAACGGCAGTGGAAGCACGACTCTCTCGAGCAGAGGCCTACATGTCTCTTCAGCAGTTTGATCTTGCTTTGGAAGACACAGAGTTGTGTCTCTCATCCAGCTGTTCTGCTGAG GCTTTATTTTGGAAAGCCATGGTGTTACAAGAGATGGGTGGAGTGGACGAGTCCCTCCAAGTCTTCCTCAACTGCCTCGCTGTGGATGAGGACTTCCCCTGTGCTAAGAAACAAGTAGAAAAG atctTCTGCGACCTGCTCTCTTCGTCCGGTGACAACGTCAAGGTCATTGTGAGGGAAACGGCACAAAACCCAGTGGCCCATCTGCACAATAAAACCATTGTGGCTGATGCACAAGCCAGACAACATAGTCCAGTCCAAAGACTGAGCCAACAACAG AAACGCCGGGGGAGTCTTAAGCGTCCTGGTCTGAGCCGAGCTGATTCGGTTCGATTTGACAATGCGATCGGCGGTGGGGGTCTGAAGAGGGTTTGCTCCGCTCCTCAGCTTGGAGGCGAGGAGAAGACGACCTTGCTGAAGAGGAAGTTGTCTGTTTGTGACACAGAGCTTTGCATTGTGGACAAGGGGGGTAGCAAGCATAAAAAACAAG GTTTGAAGAAAAGCTCCAAAAAAGCCCAAGCTAAAACCTGTAGAAGTGTTTCCCAGAACCTCATTGACCCCAATGATCTTGAGTGTGCCCTCTGCATGAG GTTATTGTACGAGCCTGTGACGACACCATGCGGCCACACCTTTTGTAAAAACTGTCTGGAACGTTGTTTGGACCACACACCGCAGTGTCCCCTCTGTAAAGAGAGCCTAAAAGAG TATTTAGCATGTAGGAAGTACATGGTGACAAGTGTCTTGGATGTGCTGATCAAACAGTATTTGGGTAAAGAGTATGAAGAGAGATCTAAATCTCACCTGGAGGAAACCAGAGAGCTTTCTCA CTTAACGAAGAATGTGCCTATCTTTGTGTGTACCATGGCATACCCCACCGTGCCTTGCCCCCTGCATGTCTTCGAACCACGTTACCGCCTCATGATCCGCCGCTGCGTGGACACGGGCACACGGCAGTTCGGGATGTGTATTAGCGACCCGCAGAAAGG GTTCGTTGACTATGGATGCATGCTCATCATCCGGAGTGTCCACTTCTTGCCTGATGGTAGATCAGTGGTGGACACCATTGGAGGGAATCGCTTCCGTGTCCTCTCTCGAGGAATGAGGGACGGTTACAGTATTGCTGACATAGAGCATTTGGAAGACATTCGG GTGGACGACAGCGAAGAGCTGGAGAGCCTACAAGAACTGCACGATGCTGTGTATGAGCAGGCCCGTGCCTGGTTCCAGAATCTCAAGATGCACTTTCACAACCAGATCCTACAGCACTTTGGACCAATGCCAGAGCCAGAAGCTGATATCCAG GCGACTCCTAACGGTCCAGCATGCTGCTGGTGGCTCCTGGCTGTCCTGCCTGTCGACCGGCGCTACCAGCTGTGTGTCCTCTCCATGACCAGCCTCAAATGGCGTCTGGAGAAGATCCGGCACATCCTCACATATCTACAGAGCATCCCCAACAACTAG